One genomic segment of Pseudomonas fortuita includes these proteins:
- a CDS encoding SCO family protein yields the protein MSSVTSRGGMRGFDWLVLGGCLWILASVAFAHEGHVEQAPEPQPAPRAMTSGGGTRDAQTWFTDTVLKDQNGRELRFYSDVLKDKVVMLNVIFTHCTDACPLITRKLREVRQAMGPQLASQVAFVSISSDPLNDTPQALKAFAEKQGVDGPNWLFLTGDKANVDLVLGRIGQFLPSPEQHSTQLIAGDVAGKRWSKIRPDAPPAAIAQRMQLLTQPLAGR from the coding sequence ATGAGCTCTGTAACCTCCCGCGGCGGCATGCGCGGTTTCGACTGGCTGGTGCTGGGCGGCTGCCTGTGGATTCTCGCTTCGGTGGCGTTCGCCCACGAAGGCCACGTGGAGCAGGCCCCCGAGCCGCAACCAGCCCCCCGGGCGATGACCAGTGGCGGCGGCACCCGCGATGCCCAGACCTGGTTCACCGATACCGTACTGAAGGACCAGAACGGCCGCGAGCTGCGTTTCTACAGTGATGTGCTCAAAGACAAGGTGGTGATGCTCAACGTGATCTTCACCCACTGCACCGACGCCTGCCCGTTGATCACCCGCAAGCTGCGCGAAGTGCGCCAGGCCATGGGGCCGCAACTGGCCAGCCAGGTGGCCTTCGTGTCGATCAGCAGCGACCCGCTCAACGATACCCCGCAAGCACTCAAGGCGTTTGCCGAGAAACAGGGGGTGGATGGGCCGAACTGGTTGTTCCTGACCGGCGACAAAGCCAATGTCGACCTGGTGCTCGGCCGCATCGGCCAGTTCCTGCCCAGCCCAGAGCAGCATTCCACGCAGCTGATTGCCGGTGATGTGGCGGGCAAACGCTGGAGCAAGATCCGCCCGGATGCACCACCGGCAGCGATTGCCCAGCGCATGCAGTTACTGACCCAGCCTCTGGCAGGGCGGTGA
- a CDS encoding SCO family protein: MNAKHSFQLLALSLALASNLAMAHAGHDHKGHAEPPPAARQEKTSVRFADVSLLNQDGMPVRLEQDLVSDHLVVMGFIYTSCTTVCPVVSSIMGKVQQQLGGRVGEEISMVSISVDPQRDDAKRLQDYAKAFQKGPGWSWLTGTPYAITETLKGLGSFSADLSQHPPLILVGDGRSGHWTRYYGFTDPTVLIEEINRLSARRAHAKSTAIADHHEVKP; the protein is encoded by the coding sequence ATGAACGCCAAGCATTCTTTCCAACTGCTGGCCCTGAGCCTGGCCCTTGCCAGCAACCTGGCCATGGCCCACGCCGGGCACGATCACAAAGGCCACGCCGAGCCGCCACCGGCGGCTCGCCAGGAAAAGACCAGTGTGCGTTTTGCCGACGTTTCCCTGCTGAACCAGGACGGCATGCCGGTACGCCTGGAGCAGGACCTGGTCAGTGACCACCTGGTGGTCATGGGCTTTATCTATACCAGCTGCACAACGGTGTGCCCGGTGGTGTCGTCGATCATGGGCAAGGTCCAGCAACAGCTGGGTGGCCGGGTAGGTGAGGAGATCAGCATGGTCTCGATCAGCGTCGACCCGCAGCGTGACGATGCCAAGCGCCTGCAGGATTACGCCAAGGCCTTCCAGAAGGGGCCGGGCTGGAGCTGGCTGACCGGCACCCCCTACGCCATCACCGAAACCCTCAAGGGCCTGGGCAGCTTCAGCGCCGACCTCAGCCAGCACCCGCCGCTGATCCTGGTGGGTGACGGGCGAAGCGGGCACTGGACGCGCTACTACGGCTTCACCGATCCAACGGTACTGATCGAAGAAATAAACCGTCTCAGCGCCCGTCGGGCGCACGCCAAAAGCACGGCCATTGCCGACCACCATGAGGTGAAACCATGA
- a CDS encoding cytochrome D1 domain-containing protein, with the protein MNKKTRPAYLGVLLGVALIGLGVAYEKLWCDPRELLQEPADPQALHRLSRDGVTVEFEARPLAGGELKEGAFANIRFKVSDQTSGQPLSGMAPGAWIDPAQSAPTGDRSQSCKARVALFLKSSIGARPLLDLNSYFLLMLNNDASLTVIDPTVSVGGVTSTMARIDLPGRPMDWVATADDKQVFVSIPERGKVAVIDTETFTRVADLDAGEQPLRVALQPDQHRLWVGNNSSDPAKGGVTVIDVPGRTPLKSFNTGTGHHEIAFSADSRFAYVSNRDSGTLSVIDIPQMRLAKTIKVGPHPLSVSYSALSQAVYVVDGEEGSVRVFDARSHQLRHTVKAEQGLGPMRFSSDGRYGVVLNTLENQALVIDASTDKLIHQIPVAAEPYQLTFTKAYAYVRGLASPKVTMINLSSLGEGRSPIVQGFEAGPAAPRQAGDLPLAQGLSVSRDDNSVFVVNPVDNTTYFYAEGMNAPMSGYNNRGHQARAAIVIDRSLREVAPGVYGSTVKLPAAGKFDVAFLLNQPQIIHCFSADVAEAPNAGKRKGAHAEFIGLDQPLPQHSAITARVRIVGDDGQPRLGLTDLSLRYFLAPSSMPRNLQLLEVGQGVYQAALTLPEAGAWYLHVQSPSLGRKFAEENYTSLRVLPAAATNASRTDMRSVR; encoded by the coding sequence ATGAACAAAAAGACTCGCCCTGCTTACTTGGGGGTATTGCTGGGAGTGGCGCTGATCGGCCTGGGCGTGGCGTATGAAAAGCTCTGGTGCGATCCGCGCGAGCTGTTGCAGGAACCTGCCGACCCGCAGGCCCTGCACCGGCTCAGCCGGGACGGCGTGACCGTGGAGTTCGAGGCCCGGCCGCTGGCCGGGGGCGAGTTGAAGGAAGGCGCCTTCGCCAACATCCGCTTCAAGGTCAGCGACCAGACCAGCGGCCAGCCGCTGTCGGGCATGGCGCCGGGGGCGTGGATCGACCCGGCGCAGTCGGCCCCGACAGGCGACCGCAGCCAAAGCTGCAAGGCGCGGGTCGCGCTGTTTCTCAAGAGCAGCATCGGCGCCCGACCGCTGCTCGACCTGAACAGCTATTTCCTGTTGATGCTGAACAACGACGCCAGCCTGACGGTGATCGATCCGACCGTTTCGGTGGGCGGCGTGACCAGCACCATGGCCCGCATCGACCTGCCCGGGCGGCCAATGGACTGGGTGGCCACTGCCGACGACAAGCAAGTGTTCGTGTCGATCCCCGAGCGCGGCAAGGTGGCGGTCATCGATACCGAAACCTTCACCCGCGTGGCCGACCTGGACGCCGGCGAGCAGCCGCTGCGCGTGGCCTTGCAACCCGATCAGCACCGGCTGTGGGTCGGCAACAACAGCAGTGACCCGGCCAAAGGTGGGGTGACGGTCATCGACGTGCCGGGGCGCACGCCTCTTAAAAGCTTCAACACCGGCACCGGGCATCACGAAATTGCCTTCAGCGCCGACTCGCGCTTTGCCTACGTCAGCAACCGCGACAGCGGTACCCTCAGCGTCATCGATATCCCGCAAATGCGCCTTGCCAAAACCATCAAGGTTGGCCCGCACCCGCTGTCGGTCAGCTACTCGGCGCTGTCCCAGGCCGTTTACGTGGTCGATGGCGAGGAAGGCAGCGTGCGGGTGTTCGATGCGCGCAGCCACCAGCTGCGCCACACGGTCAAGGCCGAGCAGGGCCTCGGGCCGATGCGTTTCAGCAGCGATGGCCGCTACGGCGTGGTGCTCAACACCCTTGAGAACCAGGCCCTGGTGATCGATGCCAGTACCGACAAGCTGATCCACCAGATTCCGGTGGCGGCCGAACCCTACCAACTGACCTTCACCAAGGCCTATGCCTATGTGCGCGGCCTGGCGTCCCCGAAAGTGACCATGATCAACCTGTCCAGCCTGGGCGAAGGGCGCTCGCCGATCGTTCAGGGCTTCGAGGCCGGCCCTGCAGCGCCGCGCCAGGCGGGTGACCTGCCATTGGCCCAGGGGTTGTCGGTGTCACGTGATGACAACTCGGTGTTCGTGGTCAACCCGGTGGACAACACCACCTACTTTTACGCCGAGGGCATGAATGCGCCGATGTCCGGTTACAACAACCGTGGTCATCAGGCCCGCGCCGCCATCGTCATCGACCGCAGCCTGCGCGAGGTGGCACCCGGGGTGTACGGCTCAACGGTAAAACTGCCCGCTGCCGGCAAATTTGACGTGGCTTTTCTGCTCAACCAGCCGCAGATCATCCACTGCTTCAGCGCCGATGTCGCCGAAGCGCCCAATGCCGGCAAGCGCAAGGGCGCGCACGCAGAGTTCATCGGCCTGGACCAACCGCTGCCGCAGCACAGCGCCATTACCGCTCGGGTACGCATCGTCGGTGATGACGGCCAACCGCGGCTGGGCCTCACTGACCTGAGCCTGCGCTACTTCCTGGCGCCGTCGTCCATGCCACGCAACCTGCAGTTGCTGGAGGTGGGGCAGGGTGTCTATCAGGCGGCCCTGACACTGCCCGAAGCCGGCGCCTGGTACCTGCATGTGCAGTCGCCATCGTTGGGACGCAAGTTCGCCGAAGAGAATTACACCAGCCTGCGCGTCCTGCCGGCCGCAGCGACCAACGCTTCCCGGACTGACATGAGGAGTGTGCGATGA